The Sinomicrobium kalidii genome contains a region encoding:
- a CDS encoding glycoside hydrolase family 97 protein yields MIKKLTSIAITAFLFGCGSPENKDSKITVSSPNGKNSITFELRQGKPSYSVKHGETGIIDASEMGFVFKNGDSLHNNLRVVNTNTSEHDETWEQVWGEKQFIQDHYQQLEVVLQEETDQKRQLKIQFRAFDDGIAFRYQYPGNGTEDSLVIMDELTRFNLSNDGEAWWIPAYQDNRYEYLFTQSAVSTLDTVHTPLTIKSNDGLFLSFHEANLINYASMTLARENGTALKCDLVPWADGDRVKTNGSFTTPWRTLQIAENPGDLITSYMILNLNDPNKLEDTSWIEPHKYLGIWWGMHIGKYSFWESPIQGATTENARMYIDYCEKLGVDHLLIEGWNKGWTPQWYENAMHMFSFTKEADGFDLKEVTDYARSKGVSIIGYHETGSNIINYLEQIDAGMGLYQKYGMHDIKIGQVGSRLNMKEWHHGQFGVNYYRFVLEKAAEYELAVNFHEPIKDTGERRTYPNMMAREGARGQEYNAWSEGNPPSHTVILPFTRMLSGPMDFTPGILDVEIKQGYEGRDVHTTAAKQLALYVVLYSPVQMLADLPENYDGNPAFKFLQDVPVDWSDTRVLNAEIGEYITTVRKDKNSEDWYLGSITNEEARDLEIALDFLEEGAVYEAQIYADAEGTGYETNPAEIEVSSREVTSKDSLKLHLGKGGGTAIRFGKK; encoded by the coding sequence ATGATCAAAAAACTAACATCCATAGCAATCACAGCTTTTCTGTTTGGTTGTGGATCCCCTGAAAATAAAGACTCGAAAATCACTGTCAGTTCACCCAACGGAAAGAACAGCATTACTTTTGAGTTAAGACAGGGAAAGCCTTCATATTCGGTAAAGCACGGAGAAACCGGTATTATAGACGCATCCGAAATGGGCTTTGTGTTTAAGAACGGGGATTCCCTGCATAACAACCTCAGGGTAGTAAATACGAACACCTCCGAACATGACGAAACCTGGGAGCAGGTCTGGGGTGAAAAGCAGTTCATACAGGACCATTATCAACAACTGGAAGTCGTTCTTCAGGAAGAAACCGATCAGAAAAGACAGCTTAAAATACAATTCAGGGCTTTTGACGACGGAATAGCATTCAGGTACCAATATCCCGGTAATGGTACCGAAGACAGCCTGGTCATCATGGACGAACTAACCCGTTTTAACCTCAGTAACGATGGTGAGGCCTGGTGGATTCCGGCCTATCAGGACAACCGCTACGAATATTTGTTTACCCAATCTGCAGTAAGTACCTTGGATACCGTTCATACCCCGCTCACCATTAAAAGCAACGACGGATTGTTTTTAAGCTTTCACGAAGCAAACCTCATCAACTATGCAAGCATGACACTGGCCCGGGAAAACGGCACCGCCCTCAAATGCGATCTCGTGCCCTGGGCTGATGGCGACCGGGTAAAAACCAATGGTTCCTTCACCACTCCGTGGCGGACCCTGCAAATTGCAGAAAACCCGGGAGACCTCATCACGTCTTACATGATATTGAACCTGAACGATCCCAATAAACTGGAAGATACTTCCTGGATTGAACCTCATAAATACCTTGGTATTTGGTGGGGGATGCACATCGGTAAATATTCGTTCTGGGAAAGCCCGATACAGGGCGCCACGACCGAAAATGCCAGAATGTATATCGATTATTGTGAAAAACTCGGCGTAGATCACCTGCTTATCGAAGGGTGGAACAAGGGCTGGACCCCACAGTGGTATGAGAATGCCATGCACATGTTCAGCTTTACGAAAGAAGCTGACGGGTTCGATCTGAAAGAAGTCACCGATTATGCCCGGTCAAAAGGGGTAAGTATCATCGGCTATCACGAAACCGGGTCGAACATTATCAATTACCTGGAACAGATTGATGCCGGGATGGGACTTTACCAAAAATACGGCATGCACGACATAAAGATCGGCCAGGTAGGTTCAAGATTAAACATGAAAGAATGGCACCACGGGCAATTCGGGGTGAATTATTACAGGTTTGTACTGGAAAAGGCCGCCGAATACGAGCTTGCCGTAAACTTCCATGAACCCATTAAAGACACCGGTGAGCGCAGGACTTATCCCAACATGATGGCCCGCGAAGGGGCAAGGGGACAGGAATACAATGCCTGGAGCGAAGGAAATCCGCCTTCACATACCGTAATCCTCCCGTTTACCAGGATGCTGTCGGGCCCTATGGATTTTACACCGGGAATACTCGATGTGGAGATCAAACAGGGCTATGAAGGGCGGGACGTTCATACCACAGCCGCCAAACAACTGGCACTCTATGTGGTTTTGTATTCTCCTGTTCAGATGCTGGCCGACCTGCCGGAAAATTACGATGGCAACCCGGCATTCAAATTTTTGCAGGATGTTCCGGTAGACTGGTCCGACACCCGGGTACTGAATGCAGAGATCGGCGAGTATATTACTACAGTTAGAAAAGACAAGAACAGTGAAGACTGGTACCTGGGGAGCATCACCAATGAAGAAGCGAGAGACCTGGAGATCGCTCTGGATTTTCTTGAAGAAGGAGCTGTCTATGAAGCCCAAATCTATGCAGATGCCGAAGGCACGGGATATGAAACCAATCCTGCGGAGATAGAGGTCAGTAGCAGGGAAGTGACCTCAAAGGACAGCCTGAAACTGCACCTTGGAAAAGGCGGAGGAACGGCCATTCGATTCGGGAAAAAATAA
- a CDS encoding RagB/SusD family nutrient uptake outer membrane protein, whose amino-acid sequence MKNSLKYILILGTLALGACSKDYLDVEPQEGTDENFYNNPTSASYALVGCYDGMQIASGGIGGLSFPVASEVLSDNCFGGTGNSDGYGFQAVDEFDISRSPADANLYENNWIQYYRALYRCNVLIQKMADIDWGDDADIKVQYESEARFIRAHLYFEMVRLWGHIPLIIEPTTENIPQADPDEVYKVIAEDLVYAAENLPEEPYTEAESGRVTKWAAEAMIARVFLYYTGYYNASDLVGVVNKAQALTYLEDVIANSGHSLVDDFAKLWPATSVEDYAGEDNPEVVFSVKHTYTSDFDGNTDGNHWMVMFGMRDYDHYPYGRGWGVTVNPKLWKAYNENDTRRGASVIAIDEEEIPYDKQDGHREYTGYYNKKYSPVIDEDGNSVTDEVGGENFQIGQFQDYFVMRYADVLLMAAELGSSNAQAYFDQVRQRAYKENFTAIPANPQNILKERQLEFALEGIRYWDLLRQGISTAAAELAENTTVLNGGVETNKVISAQNVESTGGLQQIPNNQITLSNGVLQQNTGW is encoded by the coding sequence AAAACTCCTTGAAATATATACTGATACTGGGTACCTTGGCATTGGGGGCTTGTTCAAAAGATTACCTGGACGTAGAACCGCAGGAGGGGACGGACGAGAATTTTTACAATAACCCCACCAGTGCTTCTTATGCGCTTGTAGGATGCTATGACGGCATGCAGATTGCTTCCGGGGGGATTGGCGGATTGAGCTTTCCCGTGGCCAGTGAAGTGCTTTCGGATAACTGCTTTGGCGGTACGGGTAATTCCGACGGATATGGCTTCCAGGCTGTAGATGAATTTGATATTTCCCGGTCGCCTGCCGATGCCAACCTGTATGAAAATAACTGGATACAATATTATCGGGCATTATATCGCTGTAATGTATTGATACAGAAGATGGCCGATATTGATTGGGGTGATGATGCGGACATAAAAGTACAATACGAATCGGAAGCCCGGTTTATAAGGGCACACCTGTATTTTGAAATGGTACGCCTCTGGGGCCACATACCGCTTATTATCGAACCGACCACCGAAAATATCCCCCAGGCAGATCCTGATGAGGTGTATAAGGTAATAGCCGAAGACCTGGTTTATGCGGCAGAAAACCTTCCGGAAGAACCCTATACCGAGGCAGAGAGCGGAAGGGTTACCAAATGGGCTGCCGAGGCTATGATAGCCAGGGTATTCTTGTATTATACAGGCTACTACAATGCTTCCGACCTGGTTGGGGTGGTGAATAAAGCTCAGGCTCTTACTTACCTGGAAGATGTAATTGCCAATAGCGGGCACAGTCTGGTAGATGATTTTGCCAAGCTGTGGCCGGCAACCTCTGTCGAAGATTATGCTGGTGAAGACAACCCGGAAGTAGTGTTCTCCGTAAAACATACCTATACCAGTGATTTTGATGGGAACACGGATGGTAATCACTGGATGGTGATGTTTGGTATGCGGGACTATGACCACTATCCCTACGGACGAGGTTGGGGGGTGACGGTAAACCCGAAATTGTGGAAGGCTTATAATGAAAATGATACACGCCGGGGAGCCAGTGTCATTGCGATTGATGAAGAGGAGATCCCTTATGACAAACAAGATGGTCACAGGGAATATACAGGTTATTACAACAAAAAATACAGCCCTGTGATTGATGAAGATGGAAACAGTGTTACCGACGAGGTAGGAGGAGAGAATTTCCAGATCGGTCAGTTTCAGGACTATTTTGTCATGAGATACGCCGATGTGCTGTTGATGGCTGCAGAGTTGGGCAGTTCCAATGCCCAGGCCTATTTTGACCAGGTACGGCAGAGGGCCTATAAAGAAAATTTTACGGCCATTCCGGCGAATCCACAGAACATTTTGAAGGAACGACAGCTGGAGTTCGCATTAGAAGGGATCCGGTATTGGGACCTGCTTCGCCAGGGAATCAGTACCGCAGCGGCAGAACTGGCCGAGAACACCACCGTCCTGAACGGAGGCGTGGAGACCAACAAGGTGATTTCCGCTCAGAATGTGGAGAGTACCGGAGGATTGCAACAAATCCCGAACAACCAGATAACGCTCTCCAACGGCGTATTACAACAAAATACTGGGTGGTAA
- a CDS encoding GH12 family glycosyl hydrolase domain-containing protein, with the protein MKTITKMTKAMLALFLVLSCSQEEDTPDFSGTEFSVTRTDGEETSAAAEAVAWYTDERYGSWENGGYTLYNNIWGMVNGSTQVMWANSYSNWGVWADHPDTDGIKSYPNSSRTVNININSLNSCTSGFNINAPSGGHYVAAYDIWCNNHDYEIMLWMHTEGASKPISYDWSAAGNPIPVATNLYIGGHTWDVYNGHNGNEEQGIGNRVFSFVRTENTGAATVDIKGIIDWIKNRSAQTPDEKWFKNEAIILSTVQFGYEISASPGGKDFVTNSYSVSFD; encoded by the coding sequence ATGAAAACAATAACCAAAATGACTAAAGCAATGTTGGCCTTGTTCCTGGTACTTTCATGCAGTCAGGAAGAAGACACACCGGACTTTTCCGGAACCGAATTTTCCGTAACCCGGACAGATGGTGAAGAGACATCGGCAGCGGCTGAGGCCGTTGCATGGTATACGGACGAGCGATACGGTTCATGGGAAAACGGTGGTTACACCCTCTACAACAATATCTGGGGTATGGTAAATGGCAGTACACAGGTCATGTGGGCCAATAGCTACAGTAACTGGGGCGTATGGGCAGATCATCCGGATACGGATGGTATAAAATCCTATCCCAATAGCAGTAGAACTGTCAATATAAATATCAATTCCCTGAATAGTTGTACTTCCGGTTTTAATATAAACGCACCGTCCGGCGGACATTATGTGGCAGCCTACGATATATGGTGTAACAACCACGATTACGAGATCATGCTATGGATGCACACGGAAGGAGCTTCGAAGCCTATCTCATATGACTGGTCAGCTGCCGGCAATCCCATTCCTGTAGCAACCAATCTTTATATAGGCGGTCACACCTGGGATGTATATAACGGTCATAACGGCAATGAAGAACAGGGTATAGGCAATCGGGTATTTTCCTTTGTACGGACAGAAAATACCGGGGCGGCAACAGTAGATATAAAAGGTATCATCGACTGGATAAAAAACCGCTCTGCCCAGACTCCGGATGAAAAATGGTTTAAAAATGAAGCGATAATTCTGAGTACCGTACAATTCGGATATGAGATAAGCGCATCTCCCGGAGGCAAGGACTTCGTTACCAACAGTTATTCGGTGTCCTTTGACTGA
- a CDS encoding glycoside hydrolase family 31 protein yields MKNRLKLALCVVCVGLSTVVKAQLQNSGILNEPPDISKDFEDYRNTFYVAEELATFDPETATGTVKYNRYNFATKQAFNNMLSKLVPAEANEFPTTEYAASPELPFSIQFVTDRTIRIRMSSGPQFREKEESLMLVNGKASSDRSAWTYSKIEGGHKYTSKHGAVEILENPWHVKIYDENGKLLTSTLHFEDVKNTYTPVTPFSFIRRADDYSRSMAAVFSLSPEERIFGCGESFTQFNKRGQKVILWTDDANGVQNETMYKPIPFYMSSRGYGVFMHHSTPITVDFGKYFNAANSMMIGDDEADIFLFLGEPKDILDEYTSLTGKAEMPPLWSFGFWMSRITYFSEKEGREVAENLRKHKIPSDVIHFDTGWFDVDWRNNYEFAGDRFDNAEKMIADMQKDGFNVCLWQLPYFTPKNTLFPEIVEKGLAVKDKKGNIPYEDAILDFSNPETVSWYQDKIAGLLRQGVGVIKVDFGEAAPASGLYHSGRTGFYEHNLFPLRYNKAVAEVTKKEKGYTLIWARSTWAGSQRYPLHWGGDAATSNTAMAATLRGGLSLGLSGFSFWSHDVGGFVTKSPEDLYRRWTPFGMLTSHVRSHGEPPTEPWEYNEGFLNDFRAADNMRYKLMPYIYAQAKHSSQNGLPMLRAMFVEYPDDPGSWLVDDQYLFGASMLVAPLFEEVTERDVYLPEGKWIDYQTGKVYEGGWHRIKAGEVPIVVLVKDGTVLPHIELAQSTKDMDWRKLELKVYSTTGEAEGKIYLPDGKELKTVKAVKQGNSYTLENDPYNGKVKWTIK; encoded by the coding sequence ATGAAAAACCGATTAAAATTAGCATTGTGTGTTGTATGTGTAGGCTTGAGTACCGTAGTAAAAGCCCAACTGCAAAATTCGGGCATCCTCAACGAGCCGCCAGACATCAGCAAGGATTTTGAAGATTACAGGAATACATTTTACGTAGCAGAGGAACTGGCGACTTTTGATCCGGAAACCGCTACCGGGACCGTTAAATACAATCGCTATAATTTTGCCACAAAGCAGGCTTTTAATAATATGCTCTCCAAGCTGGTCCCCGCCGAAGCCAACGAATTTCCCACTACGGAATATGCAGCTTCACCGGAATTGCCATTCAGCATCCAGTTTGTAACGGACAGGACCATTCGTATTCGTATGAGTTCAGGGCCGCAGTTCCGTGAGAAAGAAGAGTCCCTGATGCTGGTAAACGGCAAGGCTTCCTCCGACCGGAGCGCCTGGACATACAGTAAGATTGAAGGCGGACATAAATATACCAGCAAACACGGAGCCGTGGAAATACTGGAAAATCCCTGGCACGTGAAAATATACGATGAAAACGGAAAACTATTGACCAGCACATTGCATTTTGAAGATGTGAAGAATACCTATACCCCGGTAACGCCGTTTTCGTTCATTCGCCGTGCCGATGATTATTCCAGGAGTATGGCGGCTGTGTTTTCCCTTTCTCCGGAAGAGCGGATATTCGGTTGCGGGGAATCCTTCACACAGTTTAACAAACGCGGCCAGAAAGTGATACTCTGGACCGATGACGCCAACGGAGTACAGAACGAAACCATGTACAAGCCCATACCATTCTACATGAGCAGTAGGGGGTATGGCGTGTTTATGCACCATTCCACCCCCATTACCGTAGATTTCGGCAAGTATTTCAATGCCGCCAATTCCATGATGATCGGAGATGATGAAGCCGATATTTTCCTGTTTCTCGGAGAACCCAAAGATATTTTGGACGAATATACTTCCCTTACCGGAAAAGCGGAAATGCCACCGCTCTGGTCTTTTGGTTTCTGGATGAGCCGCATCACCTATTTTTCGGAGAAAGAGGGTAGAGAAGTGGCCGAAAACCTACGGAAACACAAGATCCCGAGTGATGTTATCCATTTCGATACCGGATGGTTCGACGTGGACTGGCGGAATAACTACGAATTTGCCGGTGACCGTTTCGATAATGCCGAAAAAATGATTGCCGACATGCAAAAGGACGGTTTTAACGTATGTCTCTGGCAACTCCCTTATTTTACACCCAAAAACACCTTGTTCCCCGAGATCGTGGAGAAAGGACTGGCCGTTAAAGACAAAAAAGGGAACATTCCCTATGAGGACGCGATCCTGGATTTTTCCAATCCGGAGACCGTAAGCTGGTACCAGGACAAGATCGCCGGGTTGTTGAGACAAGGTGTCGGCGTAATTAAGGTCGATTTCGGAGAAGCCGCACCTGCTTCCGGGCTCTACCATTCCGGAAGAACAGGATTTTACGAACACAACCTGTTTCCTTTACGGTATAATAAAGCTGTGGCCGAGGTGACCAAAAAGGAAAAAGGCTATACCCTTATCTGGGCAAGGAGCACGTGGGCGGGAAGTCAGCGGTATCCCCTGCACTGGGGCGGCGATGCCGCTACAAGTAATACGGCAATGGCTGCAACATTGCGCGGAGGACTGTCCCTCGGGTTAAGCGGTTTCAGCTTTTGGAGCCATGATGTGGGAGGGTTTGTAACCAAATCGCCCGAAGACCTCTATCGCCGGTGGACACCTTTCGGGATGCTGACTTCACACGTAAGAAGTCACGGCGAACCTCCTACGGAGCCCTGGGAATATAATGAAGGTTTCCTGAACGATTTCAGGGCTGCGGACAATATGCGTTATAAACTCATGCCGTATATCTATGCACAGGCCAAACACAGTTCGCAAAACGGGCTGCCCATGCTCCGGGCCATGTTCGTGGAGTATCCGGACGATCCGGGGTCCTGGCTGGTGGATGACCAATATCTTTTCGGGGCTTCCATGCTTGTCGCTCCTTTGTTTGAGGAAGTTACCGAAAGGGATGTTTATCTCCCGGAAGGAAAATGGATAGATTATCAGACCGGAAAAGTCTACGAAGGGGGATGGCACAGGATTAAAGCAGGAGAGGTCCCTATAGTTGTCCTGGTAAAAGACGGTACGGTACTCCCGCATATCGAACTGGCACAGTCTACCAAGGATATGGACTGGCGCAAACTGGAACTGAAAGTATATTCAACCACGGGAGAAGCCGAAGGAAAAATATATCTGCCCGACGGAAAGGAACTGAAAACCGTAAAAGCAGTGAAACAGGGGAATAGCTATACCCTTGAAAACGATCCGTACAACGGAAAGGTAAAGTGGACGATTAAATAA
- the galB gene encoding beta-galactosidase GalB, producing the protein MDTKYFLYLSVWVIAIGMASCSPDLPREDIKRRQLFTKDWSFQLQDTVKKDTLTGNWKLLNLPHDWSIEGKFNEKHPATFSGGALPGGIGYYKKTFDLPSEYAGKQVYIQFDGVYMNSEVYLNGKLLGKRPNGYIGFEYDLTPYLNFEATNTMTVKVDNSQQPNSRWYSGSGIYRNVWLTVTDKVHVKNRGTYVTTPEVSKDRSEVHAEVEVVNNHAEDREGVVKTSVLFNGKKISEKEQTVRFKTGDTRLVTADHTVEKPELWSVETPDLYTLKTDIYIDNQLTDSHKTPFGIRSFEFDPDKGFILNGEHLKIKGVCMHHDLGALGTAINTRALERQLEILRGMGVNGIRTAHNPPAPELLELCDKMGFIVMDEMFDMWEKGKSEYDYSLYWDEWHERDLVDFIKRDRNHPSVFMWSIGNEIPEQWGERGAEIGRKLSKIVKSLDTTRPVTAGMNPPIHTNDNDVTLQFDEPAQPNALAGSGALDLIGYNYAHQTYTQHQINFPETPFIATETTSALATRGYYDQRSDSIKRWPYRWDQLFLDGNPGNTVSAYDQVSAPWGSTHEETWKVIKKHDFMSGMFIWTGFDYLGEPTPYVWPSRSSYFGVIDLAGFPKDAYYMYKSEWTDETVLHIFPHWNWEPGREVDIWAYYNNADEVELYLNDRSLGKRSKKDDDLHVMWRVPFEPGTLKAVSRKEGKEVLVKEIKTAGKPAQIKLEADRKTISADGKDLSFVTVSIVDVEGNIAPTATNRIDFELSGPGKIAGVDNGDPTSHESFKAKNKKAFYGKCLVIIQSSGTNGEIRLTAKGDGLNAGTLTINCRQVPR; encoded by the coding sequence ATGGACACGAAATATTTTTTATACCTATCAGTATGGGTTATTGCCATAGGCATGGCATCCTGTAGCCCTGATCTGCCCCGGGAAGATATAAAACGCAGGCAATTGTTCACCAAAGACTGGAGTTTTCAGCTTCAGGATACGGTTAAAAAAGATACCCTGACCGGCAACTGGAAACTTCTGAACCTTCCCCACGACTGGAGCATAGAAGGAAAATTCAATGAAAAACACCCGGCCACCTTTAGCGGCGGAGCACTGCCCGGAGGGATCGGTTATTATAAAAAGACCTTCGACCTTCCTTCGGAATATGCCGGCAAACAGGTGTACATACAGTTCGACGGCGTTTATATGAACAGTGAAGTATACCTCAACGGTAAACTACTGGGAAAACGCCCCAACGGTTATATCGGTTTTGAATATGATCTGACCCCTTACCTCAATTTCGAGGCGACCAACACCATGACCGTAAAGGTCGATAATTCGCAACAGCCCAATTCCCGCTGGTACTCCGGTTCGGGGATCTACCGCAATGTATGGCTTACCGTAACAGACAAGGTACACGTAAAGAACCGGGGAACCTACGTGACCACTCCGGAAGTAAGCAAAGACCGGTCTGAAGTCCATGCAGAAGTGGAAGTGGTGAACAACCATGCCGAAGACCGGGAAGGAGTGGTTAAGACCTCCGTACTTTTCAATGGTAAAAAAATATCGGAGAAAGAGCAAACGGTCAGGTTCAAAACCGGCGATACTCGTTTGGTCACAGCCGATCACACCGTTGAGAAACCGGAACTCTGGTCGGTAGAGACACCCGATCTCTACACCCTGAAAACCGATATCTATATCGATAACCAGCTCACGGACAGTCACAAAACCCCGTTCGGTATCCGCTCTTTCGAATTTGATCCAGACAAAGGGTTCATCCTGAATGGTGAACACCTCAAGATCAAAGGGGTTTGCATGCATCACGACCTGGGGGCCTTAGGAACGGCCATCAATACCAGGGCGCTCGAAAGACAGCTGGAAATACTCCGTGGAATGGGGGTCAACGGGATCAGGACAGCCCACAACCCGCCCGCCCCGGAACTGCTGGAGCTCTGTGATAAAATGGGCTTTATCGTCATGGATGAAATGTTTGACATGTGGGAAAAAGGGAAATCCGAATACGACTACAGCCTGTACTGGGACGAATGGCACGAACGGGACCTGGTGGATTTCATTAAGCGTGACCGGAACCACCCCAGTGTTTTTATGTGGAGCATCGGTAATGAAATTCCCGAACAATGGGGAGAGCGTGGCGCCGAAATAGGGCGGAAACTGTCAAAGATCGTCAAAAGTCTGGATACTACCCGTCCGGTAACCGCGGGAATGAATCCTCCCATCCACACCAATGACAATGATGTTACTTTACAGTTTGATGAGCCTGCCCAACCCAATGCCCTGGCAGGGTCGGGAGCGCTGGATCTTATCGGTTACAATTATGCCCATCAAACCTATACGCAGCATCAGATAAATTTCCCGGAAACACCGTTTATCGCCACCGAAACAACTTCGGCACTGGCTACAAGGGGCTATTACGATCAACGGTCCGATTCCATTAAAAGATGGCCATATCGCTGGGACCAGCTTTTCCTTGACGGTAACCCGGGCAATACCGTTTCGGCTTACGACCAGGTGAGTGCCCCGTGGGGTTCAACTCACGAAGAAACCTGGAAAGTCATTAAAAAACACGATTTTATGTCGGGCATGTTCATCTGGACAGGGTTCGATTATCTGGGCGAACCTACTCCTTACGTATGGCCGTCCAGGAGCTCCTATTTCGGGGTGATCGATCTGGCCGGTTTTCCCAAGGATGCGTATTATATGTACAAAAGTGAGTGGACTGACGAAACCGTACTTCACATATTCCCGCACTGGAACTGGGAGCCCGGAAGGGAAGTCGATATCTGGGCATATTATAACAATGCCGATGAAGTGGAGCTGTACCTGAATGACAGGTCACTGGGAAAACGGTCTAAAAAAGACGATGACCTGCATGTTATGTGGCGTGTTCCCTTTGAGCCCGGAACATTGAAAGCTGTTTCAAGAAAAGAAGGGAAGGAAGTGCTGGTGAAAGAAATCAAAACCGCCGGTAAACCTGCCCAAATAAAACTGGAGGCCGACAGAAAGACCATATCGGCAGACGGGAAAGACCTTTCTTTTGTCACTGTTTCCATAGTTGATGTCGAGGGGAATATTGCCCCTACCGCGACCAATAGGATTGATTTTGAACTGTCCGGTCCAGGTAAAATAGCAGGAGTGGACAATGGCGACCCTACCAGTCACGAATCCTTTAAGGCCAAAAATAAAAAGGCTTTTTACGGAAAATGCCTGGTAATTATACAGTCGTCCGGAACAAATGGAGAAATACGGTTAACGGCCAAAGGAGACGGTTTAAACGCAGGTACGTTAACTATAAACTGCCGGCAGGTCCCGAGATAA